Genomic segment of Candidatus Atribacteria bacterium:
CTATTATCGGGTATTCAATAAATAATACAATTGTAATTTTAGATAGACTTAGGGAAAATATAAAGTTTAAAACCAGAGAGCCCTTTGAAAATTTAGTCAATATGAGCATTAATCAGTCTCTGTCCAGAACGATAAACACAGCTTTAACTACTATTATTCCAATTTTAACCTTATATTTTTTCGGAGGAAATATCCTTTCTGATTTCGCTTTAGCATTATTTATAGGAATGGTTGCCGGGACTTATTCTTCAATTTTTATTGCCAGCCCATTATTATTGGAATGGAATAAAATATTTCAGAAACACCAAAGAAATACTATAATTTCTGTGAAAAAGGGTAAAAAGTAATTATCTATTAAATGGTAAAATAAAAAATGTCAGAATTTAATATATTAGGCAGAACATTACTATTTTTTGGAGTAGTGCTGATAATATTAGGAACTATTTTTTTGTTAGTAGGTAAGTTATCTTTTCCTTTTAGATTCCCTGGAGATATAATAGTTCAAAGAAAAAATTTTGTCTTTTACTTCCCTTTAGGTATATGTGTGGCAATAAGTATTATTTTTACTATCATTTTCCGAATATTCAGACATTAGTAAATGTAAAATTAATTTCCTACAAAGTATATTGTAGTATATCTTGAAGTAAATGGAAGTTAAGCAATCAGAATCAAAGGGGCTAATATTTATCTCGTTTCTTGGATTTTGTATCTCGCGGAAAAATAAAATCTGAGAACTAAATTCGATATATATCTATTTCTTCTCATCTTTAAGGCTGAGGTTAGAGTGAGGACGGAACATACAAAATGCGATATAGGAATATGAGAAAGGGGCACAAATAAAATAAAGTGGTGTATATTAAAAGAAGATAAAAAATTACAATCAGAATTATCCAAAGAGTTAAATATTTCTCCAATTTTAGCTCAATTACTAATAAATAGAGGAACGAAGGAAGTTTTAAGTGCTAGGAGATTCCTAAAGACAGATCTTAAAGATTTAACAGATCCCTACATCTTTCAAGATATGGATAAAGCCGTTAACAAAATATTAAAAACAATAAATAATCACGAAAGAATATTGATCTATGGGGATTACGATGTCGACGGAATCACTAGTGTTGCCATGTTATTTTCCATATTAAAGAACTTTACCACTAATTTATACTACTATATACCTAATCGCTTTCAAGAGGGATATGGCCTAAACGAAGAAGCCATAGATATAGCCTTTAAAAATAATATTAAACTAATTATTACAGTTGATTGTGGAATTAGTTCTATTTCTGAAATAGAGAAAGCAAATAAATATGGTATAAATGTTATAGTTACTGATCATCACCAACCCCAAAAAGACCTTCCTCCTGCAATAGCAATAATAAATCCTAAATGTGATGCTAATTACCCTTTTAAGGAACTAGCAGGAGTAGGTGTAAGTTTTAAAGTGGCTCAGGCTCTGTATGAGAAATTGGGGAAAAGTCAGGATAATTTATGGAGTTTACTTGATTATGTGGCATTAGGATCGATTGCTGATTCCGTTCCTTTTATTGATGAAAATCGCATATTAATTAAACACGGGTTAAAAGCACTCAATCAAACTAAAAAAGAAGGTTTAAAGGCATTAATAATAGAAAGTGGAGTAAATTATGGTGATATAAGCACTAAAGAAGTTAATTTTGCTCTTGCTCCTCGTATCAACGCAGCAGGAAGGTTAGATGATTCTAAATTTGCTTTAGAATTATTATTAACTAATTCTGAGTATAAGGCTACATTTCTATCCCGAAAATTAAGTGAAATAAACAAACATAGACAGGAAATAGGAGATAATATTTTAAAAGAAGCAAGGGAATTTGCTTCTATTCAGGTAAAAGAAGAAGGCAATAAAATATTAATTCTTGCATCAGAAAATTGGAATCAAGGGGTAATCGGT
This window contains:
- a CDS encoding protein translocase subunit SecF; amino-acid sequence: IIGYSINNTIVILDRLRENIKFKTREPFENLVNMSINQSLSRTINTALTTIIPILTLYFFGGNILSDFALALFIGMVAGTYSSIFIASPLLLEWNKIFQKHQRNTIISVKKGKK
- a CDS encoding DUF2905 domain-containing protein, with product MSEFNILGRTLLFFGVVLIILGTIFLLVGKLSFPFRFPGDIIVQRKNFVFYFPLGICVAISIIFTIIFRIFRH
- the recJ gene encoding single-stranded-DNA-specific exonuclease RecJ translates to MKWCILKEDKKLQSELSKELNISPILAQLLINRGTKEVLSARRFLKTDLKDLTDPYIFQDMDKAVNKILKTINNHERILIYGDYDVDGITSVAMLFSILKNFTTNLYYYIPNRFQEGYGLNEEAIDIAFKNNIKLIITVDCGISSISEIEKANKYGINVIVTDHHQPQKDLPPAIAIINPKCDANYPFKELAGVGVSFKVAQALYEKLGKSQDNLWSLLDYVALGSIADSVPFIDENRILIKHGLKALNQTKKEGLKALIIESGVNYGDISTKEVNFALAPRINAAGRLDDSKFALELLLTNSEYKATFLSRKLSEINKHRQEIGDNILKEAREFASIQVKEEGNKILILASENWNQGVIGIIASRLVDEFNRPTIIISKKDGIAKGSGRSIKGFHLYNLLESCQDILINFGGHELAAGITLESNKIPEFKSRLNEISQDFIKEDDLKPELKIDAQILLSNINFGLVKDINILEPFGIGNPQPVFCSYKNIISNWKLVGGKREHLKISVKEENRTLDGIGFKLSRIGNQIFSEHKVVDLAFNIELNKWNGTENLQLNIKDIKTIF